The following coding sequences are from one Streptococcus mitis window:
- the serB gene encoding phosphoserine phosphatase SerB, translating to MSQVKGLCVMDVDGTLILEEVIDLLGREAGREAEIAQLTSQAMRGELNFETSLRDRVSLLEGLPISVFDKVFKSIHLSPNAQKFIYILQKNGIQVGLVSGGFTPIVDRLAKSLGISYFSANKLEVKDGLLTGKLMGEIISPQVKKETLEKWREKLKLPQERTIAIGDGANDLLMLKSAGLGIAFCGKEVLKKEIPNHVDKRDFLEVLPLIDCLE from the coding sequence ATGTCCCAAGTAAAAGGCTTGTGTGTCATGGATGTTGACGGCACCTTAATCCTAGAAGAAGTGATTGATTTGTTGGGAAGAGAGGCAGGTCGTGAGGCGGAAATTGCGCAGCTTACAAGTCAGGCAATGCGAGGAGAGTTGAATTTTGAAACGAGTTTACGAGACAGAGTTTCCTTGTTGGAAGGCCTTCCTATTTCGGTCTTTGATAAAGTCTTCAAGTCTATTCATCTATCGCCAAATGCACAGAAATTTATCTATATTCTCCAAAAGAATGGCATCCAAGTTGGTCTGGTGTCCGGTGGTTTTACTCCAATAGTTGATAGATTAGCAAAATCCCTCGGCATTTCCTATTTCTCTGCCAACAAACTTGAAGTCAAAGATGGTCTTTTAACTGGAAAATTGATGGGAGAAATTATCAGTCCCCAGGTAAAAAAAGAGACTCTGGAAAAATGGAGAGAGAAACTAAAACTTCCTCAAGAAAGAACGATTGCAATCGGTGACGGGGCCAATGATTTATTGATGTTGAAGTCGGCGGGGCTTGGAATCGCCTTTTGTGGCAAAGAAGTGCTCAAAAAAGAAATACCGAATCATGTTGACAAGAGGGATTTTTTAGAAGTTCTTCCTTTGATTGACTGTTTAGAATGA
- a CDS encoding GNAT family N-acetyltransferase, giving the protein MNIWTKLAMFSFFETDRLYLRPFFFSDSQDFHEIASNPENLQFIFPTQASLEESQYALANYFMKSPLGVWAICDQKNQQMIGSIKFEKLDEIKKEAELGYFLRKDAWSQGFMTEVVRKICQLSFEELGLKQLSIITHLENEASQRVALKSGFRLIRQFKGSDRYTRKMRDYLEFRYVKGEFNE; this is encoded by the coding sequence ATGAATATTTGGACCAAATTAGCAATGTTTTCTTTTTTTGAAACGGATCGCTTGTATTTGCGTCCTTTCTTTTTTAGTGATAGTCAGGACTTCCACGAGATAGCTTCAAATCCAGAAAATCTTCAATTTATTTTCCCAACTCAGGCAAGTCTGGAAGAAAGTCAATATGCATTAGCGAATTACTTTATGAAGTCCCCTTTGGGAGTGTGGGCAATTTGTGACCAGAAAAATCAACAAATGATTGGTTCTATTAAATTTGAGAAGTTAGATGAAATCAAAAAAGAAGCTGAGCTTGGCTATTTTTTGAGAAAAGATGCTTGGTCGCAAGGATTTATGACAGAGGTTGTTAGAAAAATTTGTCAGCTTTCTTTTGAGGAATTAGGCTTAAAACAATTATCCATTATTACCCACCTTGAAAATGAAGCTAGCCAAAGAGTTGCTCTTAAGTCTGGATTCCGTTTGATTCGTCAGTTTAAGGGAAGTGATCGCTACACAAGAAAAATGCGGGATTATCTTGAATTTCGGTATGTAAAAGGAGAATTCAATGAGTAA
- a CDS encoding DUF1694 domain-containing protein — protein sequence MTDLSKQLLEKAHGGPKLNPDEQRRYLGTFEERVLGYADIDTANSPQLEKGFLSILENLQEKAEPLFVKISPTIEFDKQVFYLKEAKETDSQATIVSEEHTSSPFGLIIHSNAPVQVEEKNLRLAFAKLWEVKKEEPAKTSIWKKWFG from the coding sequence ATGACAGATTTATCAAAACAATTACTTGAAAAAGCTCATGGTGGGCCAAAATTAAATCCAGATGAGCAAAGACGCTATCTTGGCACTTTTGAGGAAAGAGTTCTTGGATATGCAGATATTGACACAGCAAATAGTCCTCAGCTAGAAAAAGGCTTTTTATCTATTTTAGAAAACCTACAGGAAAAAGCAGAGCCACTATTTGTGAAAATCTCACCAACTATCGAATTTGACAAGCAAGTTTTCTACTTAAAAGAAGCTAAAGAAACTGATAGTCAAGCTACCATTGTATCTGAAGAGCATACTTCTTCTCCTTTTGGCCTGATTATCCATAGCAATGCACCAGTACAAGTAGAAGAAAAGAACCTTCGACTTGCTTTTGCAAAACTTTGGGAAGTTAAAAAGGAAGAACCAGCCAAAACATCCATCTGGAAGAAATGGTTTGGCTAA
- the spxR gene encoding CBS-HotDog domain-containing transcription factor SpxR: protein MSKHQEILSYLEELPVGKRVSVRSISNHLGVSDGTAYRAIKEAENRGIVETRPRSGTIRVKSQKVAIERLTFAEIAEVTSSEVLSGQEGLDREFSKFSIGAMTEQNILSYLHDGGLLIVGDRTRIQLLALENENAVLVTGGFHVHDDVLKLANQKGIPVLRSKHDTFTVATMINKALSNVQIKTDILTVEKLYRPSHEYGFLRETDTVKDYLDLVRKNRSSRFPVINQHQVVVGVVTMRDAGDKSPSTTIDKVMSRSLFLVGLSTNIANVSQRMIAEDFEMVPVVRNNQTLLGVVTRRDVMEKMSRSQVSALPTFSEQIGQKLSYHHDEVVITVEPFMLEKNGVLANGVLAEILTHMTQDLVVNSGRNLIIEQMLIYFLQAVQIDDILRIQARIIHHTRRSAIIDYDIYHGHQIVSKANVTVKIN, encoded by the coding sequence ATGAGTAAGCATCAGGAAATTCTAAGCTATTTGGAGGAATTACCTGTCGGTAAAAGGGTCAGTGTTCGTAGCATTTCCAATCATCTGGGAGTCAGTGATGGAACGGCTTATCGGGCTATTAAAGAAGCTGAAAATCGTGGAATTGTAGAGACTCGCCCAAGAAGTGGTACTATCCGTGTTAAATCTCAGAAAGTTGCTATAGAGAGATTAACTTTTGCTGAAATTGCTGAAGTGACTTCTTCTGAGGTTCTGTCTGGTCAAGAAGGTTTAGATAGAGAATTTAGTAAGTTCTCTATCGGTGCCATGACTGAACAAAATATCCTGTCCTACCTTCATGATGGGGGACTCTTGATTGTCGGAGACCGTACCCGTATCCAACTGTTAGCACTTGAAAATGAAAATGCTGTTCTTGTGACAGGAGGATTTCATGTTCATGATGATGTACTTAAACTGGCCAATCAAAAAGGAATTCCAGTTTTAAGAAGCAAGCATGACACTTTCACTGTCGCGACCATGATCAATAAAGCCTTGTCAAATGTCCAAATCAAGACTGATATTCTGACAGTTGAGAAACTTTACCGTCCGAGTCATGAGTATGGTTTTCTGAGAGAGACCGACACTGTTAAAGATTATTTGGACTTGGTGCGTAAGAATCGTAGCAGCCGTTTCCCTGTTATCAATCAACATCAGGTTGTTGTTGGGGTTGTTACTATGAGAGATGCGGGAGATAAGTCACCAAGTACCACAATTGATAAAGTCATGTCTCGTAGTCTATTTTTGGTTGGATTATCGACAAATATTGCCAATGTGAGTCAACGGATGATTGCTGAAGACTTTGAAATGGTACCGGTTGTTCGAAATAATCAAACCTTGCTTGGGGTTGTAACCAGACGAGATGTCATGGAGAAGATGAGTCGTTCCCAAGTTTCTGCTCTACCTACTTTTTCTGAGCAGATTGGTCAAAAACTTTCTTATCACCATGATGAAGTAGTGATTACAGTGGAACCCTTTATGCTAGAGAAGAACGGTGTTTTGGCTAATGGTGTATTGGCAGAAATTCTGACCCACATGACTCAAGATTTAGTTGTGAATAGTGGTCGCAATCTTATTATTGAGCAGATGCTAATCTACTTTTTGCAGGCTGTTCAGATAGATGATATATTGCGCATTCAAGCACGCATTATCCATCATACGAGACGGTCAGCTATTATTGATTACGATATTTATCATGGTCATCAGATTGTTTCAAAAGCAAATGTAACCGTTAAAATTAATTAG
- a CDS encoding UDP-N-acetylglucosamine 1-carboxyvinyltransferase, whose product MRKIVINGGLPLQGEITISGAKNSVVALIPAIILADDVVTLDCVPDISDVASLVEIMELMGATVKRYDDVLEIDPRGVQNIPMPYGKINSLRASYYFYGSLLGRFGEATVGLPGGCDLGPRPIDLHLKAFEAMGATVSYEGDNMKLSAKYVGLHGASIYMDTVSVGATINTMIAAVKANGRTIIENAAREPEIIDVATLLNNMGAHIRGAGTNIIIIDGVERLHGTRHQVIPDRIEAGTYISLAAAVGKGIRINNVLYEHLEGFIAKLEEMGVRMTVSEDSIFVEEQSNLKAINIKTAPYPGFATDLQQPITPLLLTAEGRGTIIDTIYEKRVNHVFELAKMDADITTTNNYILYTGGRSLRGANVKATDLRAGAALVIAGLMAEGKTEITNIEFILRGYSDIIEKLRNLGADITLVEE is encoded by the coding sequence ATGAGAAAAATTGTTATCAATGGTGGATTGCCCTTGCAAGGTGAAATCACTATTAGCGGTGCTAAAAATAGCGTTGTGGCCTTAATTCCAGCTATTATTTTGGCTGATGATGTGGTGACTTTGGATTGTGTTCCAGATATTTCCGATGTTGCTAGTCTTGTCGAAATCATGGAGTTAATGGGTGCTACCGTTAAGCGTTATGACGATGTGTTAGAGATTGATCCACGAGGTGTTCAAAATATTCCAATGCCTTATGGGAAAATCAATAGTCTTCGTGCATCTTATTATTTTTATGGAAGTCTTTTAGGTCGCTTTGGTGAAGCTACAGTTGGTTTACCTGGAGGATGCGATTTGGGACCACGTCCTATTGACTTACACCTTAAGGCTTTTGAAGCAATGGGAGCTACTGTTAGCTACGAGGGAGATAACATGAAGTTATCTGCTAAATATGTGGGACTTCATGGTGCAAGTATTTACATGGATACGGTTAGTGTCGGTGCGACGATTAATACGATGATTGCTGCGGTTAAAGCAAATGGGCGTACTATTATTGAAAATGCAGCCCGTGAGCCTGAGATTATTGATGTTGCAACTCTCTTGAATAATATGGGTGCCCATATCCGTGGGGCAGGAACTAATATTATCATTATTGATGGTGTTGAAAGATTACACGGAACCCGTCATCAGGTGATTCCAGACCGTATTGAAGCGGGAACATACATTTCCTTAGCTGCTGCAGTTGGTAAGGGAATTCGTATTAATAATGTTCTTTATGAACACTTAGAAGGGTTCATCGCTAAGTTGGAAGAAATGGGAGTGAGAATGACTGTATCTGAAGACAGTATTTTTGTCGAAGAACAGTCTAATTTGAAAGCAATCAATATTAAGACAGCTCCTTATCCTGGTTTTGCTACTGACTTGCAACAACCAATTACTCCTCTCTTGTTAACAGCAGAGGGGCGTGGTACCATTATTGATACCATTTATGAAAAACGAGTAAACCATGTTTTTGAACTAGCAAAGATGGATGCAGATATTACGACTACAAACAACTACATTTTATATACCGGTGGACGTAGTTTACGTGGTGCAAATGTAAAAGCAACTGACCTTAGAGCTGGGGCCGCACTTGTCATTGCTGGTTTAATGGCTGAAGGCAAAACTGAAATTACAAACATTGAGTTCATTTTACGTGGATATTCAGATATTATTGAAAAATTACGTAATCTAGGAGCGGATATTACACTTGTTGAAGAATAA
- a CDS encoding glycerate kinase, whose translation MKIVIAPDSFKESLTAEEVAEAIKRGFQQSIADVECLLCPVGDGGEGTVDAIRHSLDLEEKWIQVTGPFGQKEAMRYFQKGGLALFEVADLVGLEKIPLEKRDPLKIQTCGIGELIRNLISQEIKEIYIGVGGTASNDGGLGIAAGLSYRFYDRDGNVLPACGQSLLKLASVSTENRYEIPEDVQIRILADVVCPLCGPQGATYTFGKQKGLDPTMFDAVDQAIQDFYEKNSPAILEIKGAGAGGGIAGGLCAFAQANIVSGIDTCLNLINFDKKVSDADLVVVGEGRLDLQSLSGKAPIGVAKRTPVEVPVIAICGSLAEDLPSLPFENIQAVFSILEKSEPLEDSLKNASLYLEHTAANIGHLLTMRKI comes from the coding sequence ATGAAGATTGTAATTGCACCAGATTCGTTTAAGGAAAGCTTGACCGCTGAAGAGGTAGCTGAAGCAATAAAAAGAGGCTTCCAACAATCGATAGCAGATGTAGAATGTCTCCTCTGCCCTGTTGGTGATGGGGGAGAAGGTACTGTTGATGCTATTCGACATTCTCTTGACCTAGAAGAAAAATGGATCCAAGTGACAGGCCCTTTTGGACAAAAAGAAGCCATGCGCTATTTTCAAAAAGGGGGACTGGCACTATTTGAAGTGGCTGATTTGGTTGGCCTTGAAAAAATTCCGCTAGAGAAACGAGATCCACTGAAAATCCAAACTTGTGGTATTGGAGAATTGATTCGCAACCTCATTAGTCAAGAGATTAAAGAAATCTATATTGGCGTTGGTGGTACGGCTAGTAATGATGGAGGACTGGGGATTGCTGCTGGTTTAAGTTATCGTTTTTATGATAGGGATGGAAATGTCTTGCCTGCATGCGGTCAATCCTTACTAAAATTAGCTTCAGTTTCAACAGAAAATCGCTATGAAATTCCTGAAGATGTGCAAATTCGTATTTTAGCAGATGTCGTGTGTCCCTTATGTGGTCCTCAAGGTGCGACCTACACGTTTGGCAAGCAAAAAGGCCTAGATCCTACTATGTTTGATGCCGTAGATCAAGCAATCCAAGATTTTTATGAAAAAAACTCACCTGCAATATTGGAAATAAAAGGAGCAGGAGCTGGTGGAGGCATTGCTGGCGGTTTGTGTGCCTTTGCTCAGGCAAATATCGTGTCGGGAATTGATACCTGCTTGAACCTAATCAACTTTGATAAGAAAGTTTCAGATGCTGATTTGGTTGTTGTAGGAGAAGGGAGGCTAGATCTTCAAAGCTTATCAGGTAAAGCGCCTATTGGTGTTGCAAAAAGAACCCCTGTCGAAGTTCCTGTCATTGCTATTTGTGGTAGTCTTGCTGAAGATTTACCTTCCCTACCATTTGAGAATATCCAAGCGGTTTTTTCAATTTTGGAGAAAAGTGAACCTCTAGAAGATAGTTTGAAAAATGCCAGTCTCTATTTGGAGCACACGGCTGCCAATATAGGGCATTTATTAACTATGCGCAAGATTTAG
- the glgD gene encoding glucose-1-phosphate adenylyltransferase subunit GlgD, with amino-acid sequence MKIDKYSAILGNTVGFHDMSTLTDHRPVASLPFGGKYRLIDFPLSSLANAGVRSIFGIFQQDNISSVFDHIRSGREWGLSTLLSHYYLGIYNTRVESSTVGKEYYQQLLTYLKRSGSNQTVSLNCDVLINIDLNQVFHLHSTTKGPITVVYKKLAKKDISEVNAILEVDETDHVRSHKLFDSKSTDEVYNMSTDIFVVDTPWLIERLEEEAKKEHPEKLRYVLRDLAAKEGAFAYEYTGYLANIHSVESYYQANKDMLESQKFYSLFTPNQKIYTKVKNEEPTYYANTSKVSTSQFASGSIIEGEVANSVLSRNIHVHKDSLVKDSILFPRVVIREGAQVEYAILDKGVEVADGVVIRGTAEHPVVVKKGSKVTEDIHS; translated from the coding sequence ATGAAGATTGATAAATATTCTGCCATTTTAGGAAACACAGTTGGTTTTCATGATATGTCAACACTGACAGATCACCGTCCAGTAGCTAGTTTGCCATTTGGTGGTAAATATCGTTTGATTGACTTCCCGCTTTCAAGTCTTGCTAATGCTGGGGTCCGTAGTATTTTTGGTATTTTCCAACAAGACAATATCAGTTCAGTCTTTGACCATATCCGTTCTGGGCGTGAGTGGGGCTTATCAACTCTTCTTAGCCACTACTATCTTGGTATTTACAATACCCGTGTGGAAAGTAGTACCGTTGGAAAAGAATACTACCAGCAGCTTCTTACTTATTTGAAACGTTCTGGCTCAAACCAAACAGTGTCACTTAACTGTGATGTTTTGATTAATATTGATCTGAACCAAGTTTTCCATCTACATAGTACAACAAAAGGGCCTATCACTGTAGTTTATAAAAAACTAGCTAAGAAAGACATTTCAGAAGTAAACGCAATTTTGGAAGTGGATGAAACAGACCATGTTCGTTCTCATAAACTCTTTGATAGCAAGTCAACAGATGAAGTTTACAATATGTCCACAGATATCTTTGTCGTCGATACACCTTGGTTGATTGAACGCTTAGAAGAAGAAGCTAAGAAAGAACATCCAGAGAAGTTGCGCTATGTATTACGGGATTTAGCTGCTAAAGAAGGGGCTTTTGCCTACGAGTACACAGGTTATCTAGCAAATATTCATTCTGTAGAGTCTTATTACCAAGCTAATAAAGATATGCTTGAATCTCAAAAATTCTACTCTCTCTTTACTCCAAACCAAAAAATTTATACAAAGGTTAAGAATGAAGAACCGACCTACTATGCTAACACATCGAAGGTAAGCACGTCTCAGTTTGCTTCTGGTAGTATCATTGAGGGGGAAGTGGCTAATTCTGTTCTATCACGTAATATTCATGTCCATAAGGATAGCTTAGTTAAAGATAGCATCTTATTCCCTCGTGTTGTTATTAGAGAAGGAGCTCAGGTAGAATATGCTATCTTGGATAAGGGTGTTGAAGTTGCGGACGGAGTTGTGATCCGTGGAACTGCAGAACATCCAGTCGTCGTTAAGAAAGGTAGCAAAGTAACAGAGGATATTCATTCATGA
- a CDS encoding methionyl aminopeptidase, protein MITLKSAREIEAMDKAGDFLASIHIGLRDLIKPGVDMWEVEEYVRRRCKEENFLPLQIGVDGAMMDYPYATCCSLNDEVAHAFPRHYILKDGDLLKVDMVLGGPIAKSDLNVSKLNFNNVEQMKKYTQSYSGGLADSCWAYAVGTPSEEVKNLMDVTKEAMYKGIEQAVVGNRIGDIGAAIQEYAESRGYGVVRDLVGHGVGPTMHEEPMVPNYGIAGRGLRLREGMVLTIEPMINTGDWEIDTDMKTGWAHKTIDGGLSCQYEHQFVITKDGPVILTSQGEEGTY, encoded by the coding sequence ATGATAACATTAAAATCAGCTCGTGAAATCGAAGCTATGGATAAGGCAGGTGATTTTCTAGCAAGTATTCATATCGGCTTGCGTGATTTGATTAAGCCTGGCGTAGATATGTGGGAAGTTGAAGAGTATGTTCGCCGTCGTTGTAAGGAAGAAAATTTCCTTCCGCTTCAGATTGGAGTTGACGGTGCCATGATGGACTATCCTTATGCTACTTGTTGCTCTCTTAATGATGAAGTGGCTCATGCTTTCCCTCGTCACTATATCTTGAAAGATGGTGATTTGCTCAAAGTTGATATGGTTTTGGGAGGCCCAATTGCTAAATCCGACCTGAATGTCTCAAAATTAAACTTCAACAATGTGGAACAAATGAAAAAATACACTCAGAGCTATTCTGGTGGTCTTGCAGACTCATGTTGGGCTTATGCTGTTGGTACACCGTCCGAAGAAGTGAAAAACTTGATGGATGTAACTAAAGAAGCTATGTACAAGGGGATTGAGCAAGCTGTTGTTGGAAACCGTATCGGTGATATTGGAGCAGCGATTCAAGAATACGCTGAAAGTCGTGGTTACGGTGTAGTGCGTGATTTGGTTGGTCATGGTGTTGGCCCAACCATGCACGAAGAACCAATGGTTCCAAACTATGGTATTGCTGGTCGTGGGCTTCGTCTCCGTGAAGGAATGGTCTTGACTATTGAACCGATGATCAATACAGGTGACTGGGAAATCGATACAGATATGAAGACCGGTTGGGCGCATAAAACCATTGACGGTGGACTGTCATGCCAATATGAACACCAATTTGTCATTACGAAAGATGGACCTGTTATCTTGACTAGTCAAGGTGAAGAAGGAACTTATTAA
- the eno gene encoding surface-displayed alpha-enolase gives MSIITDVYAREVLDSRGNPTLEVEVYTESGAFGRGMVPSGASTGEHEAVELRDGDKSRYGGLGTQKAVDNVNNIIAEAIIGYDVRDQQAIDRAMIALDGTPNKGKLGANAILGVSIAVARAAADYLEIPLYSYLGGFNTKVLPTPMMNIINGGSHSDAPIAFQEFMILPVGAPTFKEALRYGAEIFHALKKILKSRGLETAVGDEGGFAPRFEGTEDGVETILAAIEAAGYVPGKDVFIGFDCASSEFYDKERKVYDYTKFEGEGAAVRTSAEQIDYLEELVNKYPIITIEDGMDENDWDGWKALTERLGKKVQLVGDDFFVTNTDYLARGIQEGAANSILIKVNQIGTLTETFEAIEMAKEAGYTAVVSHRSGETEDSTIADIAVATNAGQIKTGSLSRTDRIAKYNQLLRIEDQLGEVAEYRGLKSFYNLKK, from the coding sequence ATGTCAATTATTACTGATGTTTACGCTCGCGAAGTCCTAGACTCACGCGGTAACCCAACACTTGAAGTAGAAGTTTACACTGAATCAGGTGCTTTCGGACGTGGTATGGTTCCATCAGGAGCTTCTACTGGTGAACACGAAGCAGTTGAACTTCGCGACGGTGACAAATCTCGTTACGGTGGTCTTGGTACACAAAAAGCTGTTGACAATGTAAACAACATCATTGCTGAAGCTATCATCGGCTACGATGTACGTGACCAACAAGCTATCGACCGTGCTATGATCGCACTTGACGGTACTCCTAACAAAGGTAAATTGGGTGCAAACGCAATCCTTGGTGTGTCTATCGCTGTAGCTCGTGCTGCTGCTGATTACCTTGAAATCCCACTTTACAGCTACCTTGGTGGATTCAACACTAAAGTTCTTCCAACTCCAATGATGAACATCATCAACGGTGGTTCTCACTCTGACGCTCCAATCGCTTTCCAAGAGTTCATGATCTTGCCAGTTGGTGCGCCAACATTCAAAGAAGCTCTTCGTTACGGTGCTGAAATCTTCCACGCTCTTAAGAAAATCCTTAAATCACGTGGTTTGGAAACTGCCGTAGGTGACGAAGGTGGATTCGCTCCTCGTTTCGAAGGAACTGAAGACGGTGTTGAAACTATCCTTGCTGCGATCGAAGCTGCTGGATATGTTCCAGGTAAAGACGTATTTATCGGATTTGACTGTGCTTCATCAGAATTCTACGATAAAGAACGTAAAGTTTACGACTACACTAAATTTGAAGGTGAAGGCGCTGCTGTTCGTACATCTGCAGAACAAATCGACTACCTTGAAGAATTGGTTAACAAATACCCAATCATCACTATCGAAGATGGTATGGATGAAAACGACTGGGATGGATGGAAAGCTCTTACTGAACGTCTTGGTAAGAAAGTACAACTTGTTGGTGACGACTTCTTCGTAACAAACACTGACTACCTTGCACGTGGTATCCAAGAAGGTGCTGCTAACTCAATCCTTATCAAAGTTAACCAAATCGGTACACTTACTGAAACTTTTGAAGCTATCGAAATGGCTAAAGAAGCTGGTTACACTGCCGTTGTATCACACCGTTCAGGTGAAACTGAAGATTCAACAATCGCTGACATCGCAGTTGCAACTAACGCAGGACAAATCAAGACTGGTTCACTTTCACGTACAGACCGTATCGCTAAATACAACCAATTGCTTCGCATTGAAGACCAACTTGGTGAAGTAGCTGAATACCGTGGATTGAAATCATTCTACAACCTTAAAAAATAA
- the glgA gene encoding glycogen synthase GlgA: MKILFVAAEGAPFSKTGGLGDVIGALPKSLVKAGHEVAVILPYYDMVEAKFGNQIEDVLQFEVSVGWRRQYCGIKKTVLNGVTFYFIDNQYYFFRGHVYGDFDDGERFAFFQLAAIEAMERIDFIPDLLHVHDYHTAMIPFLLKEKYRWIQAYQGIKTVLTIHNLEFQGQFSEGMLWDLFGVGFERYADGTLRWNNCLNWMKAGILYADRVSTVSPSYAHEIMTSQFGCNLDQILRMESGKVSGIVNGIDADLYNPQTDALLDYHFNQEDLSGKAQNKAKLQERVGLPVRADVPLVGIVSRLTRQKGFDVVVESLHHILQNDVQIVLLGTGDPAFEGAFSWFAQIYPDKLSANITFDVKLAQEIYAACDLFLMPSRFEPCGLSQMMAMCYGTLPLVHEVGGLRDTVRAFNPIEGSGTGFSFDNLSPYWLNWTFQTALDLYRNHPDVWRNLQKQAMECDFSWDTACRSYLDLYHSLVN; the protein is encoded by the coding sequence ATGAAAATTTTATTTGTAGCAGCTGAGGGTGCGCCCTTTTCAAAAACAGGTGGTTTGGGAGACGTCATTGGCGCTCTTCCTAAATCACTGGTAAAAGCGGGACATGAAGTTGCAGTAATTTTACCCTACTATGACATGGTAGAGGCTAAATTTGGAAATCAGATTGAAGATGTTCTTCAATTTGAGGTGAGTGTTGGTTGGCGCAGACAGTACTGTGGGATTAAAAAAACCGTCTTAAACGGTGTGACCTTCTACTTTATTGACAACCAATATTATTTCTTCCGTGGTCATGTTTACGGTGATTTTGACGATGGGGAACGTTTCGCTTTCTTCCAACTGGCTGCCATTGAGGCTATGGAAAGGATTGACTTTATTCCTGACCTTCTCCATGTTCATGATTACCATACAGCCATGATTCCTTTCTTGTTGAAGGAAAAATACCGTTGGATTCAAGCCTATCAAGGAATTAAAACTGTTTTAACCATTCATAATTTGGAATTCCAAGGACAATTTTCAGAAGGAATGTTATGGGATTTGTTTGGAGTTGGCTTTGAGCGTTATGCTGATGGTACCCTTCGCTGGAACAACTGTCTGAACTGGATGAAAGCTGGTATTCTTTATGCAGATCGTGTCTCAACCGTTTCACCTAGCTATGCCCATGAAATTATGACCAGTCAGTTCGGATGTAACTTGGATCAGATTCTTCGAATGGAGTCTGGCAAGGTATCTGGTATCGTGAACGGGATTGATGCTGACCTGTATAATCCTCAGACGGATGCTCTTTTAGATTATCATTTCAATCAGGAAGATTTGTCTGGAAAAGCCCAAAATAAGGCAAAATTGCAAGAGAGAGTTGGCTTGCCAGTTAGAGCTGACGTTCCACTGGTGGGAATTGTTTCTCGTTTGACACGCCAAAAAGGTTTTGATGTGGTGGTGGAAAGTCTGCATCATATCTTGCAAAATGATGTTCAGATTGTTCTTTTGGGAACTGGTGATCCAGCCTTTGAAGGAGCTTTCTCATGGTTTGCTCAGATTTATCCTGACAAGTTATCAGCAAATATTACTTTTGATGTCAAACTTGCTCAAGAAATCTACGCTGCTTGTGACCTCTTCCTCATGCCGAGTCGTTTCGAACCGTGTGGCTTGTCTCAGATGATGGCTATGTGTTACGGAACCTTGCCATTAGTCCATGAAGTTGGTGGCTTGCGAGATACCGTTCGCGCTTTCAATCCAATTGAAGGAAGCGGTACTGGCTTTAGCTTTGACAATCTATCTCCTTATTGGTTAAATTGGACTTTCCAAACTGCATTGGACTTGTACAGAAACCATCCTGACGTTTGGAGAAACTTACAAAAACAAGCTATGGAGTGTGATTTCTCATGGGATACAGCCTGCAGGTCATACCTTGACTTGTACCATAGTTTAGTTAATTAA